In Cercospora beticola chromosome 3, complete sequence, the following proteins share a genomic window:
- a CDS encoding uncharacterized protein (BUSCO:EOG0926213Z), with amino-acid sequence MATIKAIEGRSVHQIQSGQVIVDLNSVCKELVENSLDAGATSIDIRFKNQGLDSIEVQDNGKGISPEDFDSIALKHYTSKLSTYEDLDSLDTFGFRGEALSSLCALSKFHILTARAEDGPLGQRLDFEVSGKLKSTAVAAAQKGTTVYVEDLFHNLPVRRRELEKNIKREYNKVLGLMHSYACISTGVRFSFSNTMPKGKKMSVFSTKSNTTTRENIANVFGAKTMMALAKLDLTLEMTPSAGPSTQSAKTWSTQRSDRSMTVRVEGHVSKPIFGEGRQAPDRQMYFVNGRPCLLPQISKVFNEVYKGFNLSQSPFVFANLIMDTNSYDVNVSPDKRSIMLHDQAALLETLRSTLTEMFEQTDHTVPQSQLPNRKLPAYQPLTIARPKLDDVLSSADHSGAEDGEEEQEDVIDTEPRQQRAPAGSPPNLIHNWLGRDTELRKEPRQKPAAPAKEAITVVAQAYQEVAPAAPMVASCENADRAETTGQQREESTSPEPEERPAVAQSRPKTDAVHNPDPLGTPYNDLFSQRPPTQVASSEKSLQTPISDKEHPALAIENDTGATETPIPAISTSSQKLAPGPVPNAFDRMRPKRTPLQTAEITVGDVTMTATIGSSPPYKKRRICKPDDSQRVADYGASPSLAGGLRKSFAAPGSQLELESSAYPVHQVPVEASESEDEIEPDTAVHRTVTTALSRTSAPSHLPTSDLLEDLVPAPADQDEWDEEYIDEDERKLREDERVARLIQEAEEVAARPTEVNLKRAAQVLKNSGNRKGSTLQLARFVQTTSESIRAQLGKIASAQQPCYDRTGHTGEGDSAIVKDQLDSEDAESRLSLTVTKSDFARMRIIGQFNMGFILAVRPGEKPGDEDDMFIIDQHAADEKYNYERFQRTVTLQSQRLVLPKTLELSAIEEEIILNHSDALKLNGFEVEITSNGTDSDEPVPTGQRCRLLTLPMSKEKTFDLSDLEELLHLLSEHPPGSSEIPRPRKVQRMLAMRACRSSIMVGRTLTHAQMKKVVKHMGEMEKPWNCPHGRPTMRHLAGLNAWSGWQEGDLIDADQLDAAENAQPGRTTDWKAWLESRA; translated from the coding sequence ATGGCCACCATCAAGGCCATCGAAGGCCGCTCCGTGCACCAGATCCAGTCTGGTCAGGTCATCGTTGACCTCAATTCCGTGTGCAAAGAATTGGTCGAGAACAGCCTCGACGCGGGCGCCACCTCCATCGATATACGCTTCAAGAACCAGGGTCTCGACTCGATTGAAGTGCAAGACAATGGCAAAGGCATCAGCCCTGAGGACTTTGACAGTATCGCCTTGAAGCACTACACGTCCAAGTTATCCACCTACGAGGACCTGGACTCCCTGGACACCTTCGGCTTCCGTGGCGAAGCTCTGTCATCACTATGTGCATTGTCAAAATTTCATATATTGACAGCCCGAGCTGAGGATGGTCCTCTTGGTCAGAGGCTTGACTTCGAAGTCTCAGGTAAGCTCAAGAGTACCGCTGTGGCGGCGGCTCAGAAAGGCACGACCGTCTACGTCGAGGACCTCTTTCACAACCTACCCGTCCGGCGTCGTGAGCTAGAGAAGAACATCAAGCGCGAGTACAACAAGGTGCTCGGACTCATGCACTCTTATGCCTGTATCAGCACAGGAGTACGCTTCTCTTTCAGCAACACGATGCccaaaggcaagaagatgTCGGTATTCTCGACAAAGTCGAACACGACTACCAGAGAGAACATCGCCAATGTCTTCGgcgcgaagacgatgatggcactGGCTAAGCTTGACTTGACCCTGGAAATGACCCCCAGTGCAGGTCCGAGCACACAGAGCGCGAAGACTTGGTCCACGCAGCGTTCCGATCGCTCTATGACCGTGCGTGTCGAAGGGCACGTCTCGAAGCCTATCTTTGGCGAGGGTCGTCAGGCTCCAGATCGACAGATGTACTTTGTGAATGGTCGGCCATGCTTACTTCCCCAGATTTCCAAGGTCTTCAACGAAGTCTACAAAGGCTTCAATCTATCGCAATCGCCCTTTGTATTTGCCAACCTGATCATGGACACGAACTCCTACGACGTAAATGTCTCACCGGACAAGCGTAGTATCATGCTTCATGACCAGGCTGCGCTGCTCGAGACTCTAAGATCTACATTGACAGAGATGTTCGAGCAGACGGATCATACTGTACCACAGTCTCAACTGCCGAACCGCAAATTGCCAGCCTATCAACCCTTGACAATTGCTCGACCCAAGCTGGACGACGTTCTGTCCAGTGCAGATCATAGTGGAGCAGaagacggcgaggaggagcaagAAGATGTCATCGACACAGAGCCTCGTCAGCAAAGAGCGCCTGCTGGCTCGCCACCCAACTTGATACACAATTGGCTCGGCCGGGACACTGAGCTTAGGAAGGAGCCCAGACAGAAGCCTGCAGCTCCCGCGAAAGAGGCTATAACGGTCGTTGCACAAGCATATCAAGAAGTGGCTCCAGCTGCACCAATGGTTGCTTCATGTGAGAACGCGGATCGGGCAGAAACTACGGGCCAGCAAAGGGAAGAGAGCACATCGCCTGAACCAGAGGAGAGGCCTGCTGTTGCGCAGTCGCGACCGAAAACTGATGCTGTGCACAATCCAGACCCACTAGGAACCCCGTATAACGACCTTTTCTCGCAACGTCCACCGACGCAGGTAGCGTCATCCGAGAAGAGCCTGCAAACGCCAATTTCAGACAAGGAGCATCCAGCTCTGGCCATCGAGAACGATACAGGAGCTACAGAGACCCCGATTCCTGCCATCTCGACAAGCTCGCAGAAGCTAGCCCCTGGTCCGGTACCCAACGCGTTCGATCGAATGCGCCCGAAGCGGACGCCTCTCCAGACCGCAGAAATCACAGTTGGCGATGTTACTATGACGGCCACTATAGGCAGCAGCCCGCCATACAAGAAGCGCCGCATATGTAAGCCCGATGACTCCCAGCGAGTGGCTGACTACGGCGCCAGTCCTTCCCTCGCCGGCGGTCTGCGTAAGAGCTTTGCAGCCCCTGGTTCACAATTGGAACTAGAAAGCAGTGCATACCCTGTTCATCAGGTGCCAGTGGAGGCAAGTGAAAGCGAGGATGAGATCGAACCCGATACGGCCGTTCATCGTACAGTCACAACTGCTTTGAGCCGCACTTCTGCTCCATCGCACCTGCCTACCTCCGACTTGCTAGAAGATCTGGTGCCAGCTCCGGCAGACCAAGACGAATGGGATGAAGAGTacatcgatgaagacgaaaggAAGCTTCGAGAAGATGAACGTGTAGCCCGATTAATacaggaagcagaagaagtggCTGCCAGGCCGACTGAGGTGAACCTTAAACGAGCAGCGCAAGTGCTTAAGAACAGCGGTAATCGAAAAGGCTCCACTTTGCAGCTCGCCAGGTTCGTGCAAACGACTTCGGAATCGATCAGAGCCCAGCTTGGGAAGATCGCTTCAGCTCAGCAACCTTGCTACGACCGCACCGGTCACACTGGAGAAGGCGATAGCGCCATCGTCAAGGATCAGCTTGACTCGGAAGATGCAGAGTCGCGGCTGTCATTGACCGTGACCAAGTCGGACTTTGCTCGTATGCGAATCATTGGTCAATTCAACATGGGCTTCATCCTCGCTGTACGCCCTGGAGAAAAGCCtggagacgaggacgacatgTTCATCATCGATCAGCACGCCGCTGACGAGAAGTACAACTACGAGCGTTTTCAACGCACTGTCACATTGCAATCGCAACGTCTGGTGCTTCCCAAGACTTTGGAGCTCAGCGCTATTGAAGAAGAGATCATACTCAATCATAGTGACGCTCTGAAATTGAATGGTTTCGAGGTTGAGATCACGTCTAACGGTACTGACTCAGACGAGCCCGTGCCCACCGGCCAGCGTTGTCGTCTACTGACATTGCCCATGTCGAAAGAGAAGACGTTCGATCTCTCAGATCTGGAAGAGCTGCTGCACCTGCTGTCAGAGCACCCACCCGGAAGCTCTGAGATCCCGCGTCCGAGAAAGGTTCAGCGGATGCTGGCCATGAGGGCATGTCGAAGCTCCATTATGGTCGGAAGGACGCTCACTCATGCCCAAATGAAGAAGGTCGTGAAACACATGGGAGAAATGGAGAAGCCCTGGAATTGCCCCCATGGCAGACCGACTATGAGACACCTGGCAGGATTGAATGCCTGGTCCGGCTGGCAGGAAGGTGATTTGATCGACGCTGATCAACTTGATGCCGCAGAAAATGCACAGCCGGGGCGTACGACAGACTGGAAGGCTTGGCTTGAGTCTCGAGCTTGA
- a CDS encoding uncharacterized protein (BUSCO:EOG09263CAH) gives MSLTNCRFYEEKYPEIDSFVMVNVKQIAEMGAYVKLLEYDNIDGMILLSELSRRRIRSIQKLIRVGRNEVVVVLRVDKEKGYIDLSKRRVSPEDIVKCEERYNKSKMVHSIMRHVAEKTNTPIEELYQDIGWPLNKKYGHAVDAFKLSITNPDVWNEVTFKSDVIKDELVSYIGKRLTPQPTKVRADIEVTCFGYEGIDAVKAALRVAEAKNTAETQVKVRLVSPPLYVLTSQTIDKNNGIEVLNEAIKDITANITAAGGSCSVKMAPKAVTENDDAELQALMDKRERENQQVSGDEDSSESDEGVVAAAD, from the exons ATGTCGCTCACCAATTGCCGCTTCTACGAGGAGAAATATCCCGAAATCGACTCGTTCGTCATGGTCAACGTCAAGCAAATCGCAGAAATGGGCGCCTACGTCAAGCTACTCGAATACGACAACATCGACGGCATGATTCTGCTCTCCGAACTCTCGCGAAGACGTATTCGATCTATCCAGAAGCTTATCCGAGTCGGGCGCAACGAAgttgtggtggtgctgcgtgTCGACAAGGAAAAGGGCTACATCGATTTGTCCAAGCGACGAGTTTCGCCCGAGGATATTGTCAAGTGTGAGGAACGGTACAACAAGAGCAAGATGGTGCACTCTATCATGCGACATGTGGCAGAGAAGACCAACACACCCATCGAGGAGCTGTACCAGGATATTGGGTGGCCGCTGAACAAGAAGTACGGACATGCTGTGGACGCCTTCAAACTGAGCATCACGAACCCCGACGTGTGGAACGAAGTTACATTCAAGAGCGACGTGATCAAGGATGAATTGGTCAGCTATATCGGCAAGCGTTTGACTCCACAACCTACGAAGGTTCGCGCCGATATCGAG GTCACTTGCTTCGGATACGAAGGCATCGACGCTGTCAAGGCGGCCCTCCGCGTCGCAGAAGCCAAGAACACCGCCGAGACACAGGTCAAGGTCCGCCTGGTGTCGCCACCCCTCTACGTCCTGACATCGCAAACGATCGACAAGAACAACGGTATCGAAGTGCTCAACGAGGCGATCAAGGACATCACAGCAAATATTACCGCCGCAGGAGGAAGTTGCAGCGTGAAGATGGCGCCCAAGGCTGTTACAGAGAACGATGACGCAGAACTGCAAGCGCTCATGGACAAGAGGGAGCGCGAGAACCAGCAAGTGTCTGGTGACGAGGATTCCTCGGAGAGTGACGAGGGCgtcgtggctgctgctgattaG